One genomic window of Salvia miltiorrhiza cultivar Shanhuang (shh) chromosome 4, IMPLAD_Smil_shh, whole genome shotgun sequence includes the following:
- the LOC131021166 gene encoding uncharacterized protein LOC131021166, whose protein sequence is MDFPTHLLYADDILVFCKASVRNAKKIKHILEYYGRLSGQVCSLEKSRVYFAKGVATPMKRGINRVLGFTQGSDHVTYLGAPLFVGRPKAAQFMGIKDRIVQKFSRWAGLNLSMAGQLCLVKSVIQSSIVHTMMVFRWPKSLLHELDRKCRNFIWTGNTDQKPSCAVKWDRCCASLEEGGLGLRSFTLMNKSFLMKLAWNVIKGGDIASDVLRSRYLTPHGHARKNVANSSIWLGLKHEITDLVSSSYSAIGDGRSTLFWTDNWLGYRLCDRMGILGFLWEALNHSVADYCFEGVWHFTESFVQNFPDIVGDILLLQMQHNADTRLWQHSLRGNVTSALAFANISHRYPQVSWGFVALGSCNPGAQIPDLLASNSW, encoded by the coding sequence ATGGACTTTCCAACGCACCTCTTATACGCGGACGATATCTTGGTCTTCTGCAAAGCTTCGGTTCGGAATGCTAAGAAGATTAAACATATTCTTGAGTACTATGGCAGATTGTCGGGGCAGGTGTGTAGTCTTGAAAAATCTCGCGTCTACTTTGCGAAAGGGGTTGCAACTCCGATGAAGAGAGGTATCAATCGTGTACTAGGGTTTACGCAGGGTAGCGATCATGTCACTTATTTAGGGGCCCCCCTCTTTGTGGGTCGTCCCAAGGCTGCTCAGTTTATGGGGATTAAAGACAGGATTGTTCAGAAATTCTCGCGGTGGGCTGGTCTTAATCTCTCTATGGCGGGGCAGCTCTGTTTGGTTAAATCGGTGATTCAGAGCTCCATTGTTCACACCATGATGGTGTTCAGATGGCCGAAATCGTTACTTCATGAGCTGGATAGGAAATGTCGAAATTTCATTTGGACAGGTAACACTGATCAGAAGCCCTCTTGTGCGGTAAAATGGGATCGTTGCTGCGCTTCTCTGGAAGAGGGAGGTCTTGGCTTGAGATCTTTCACCCTCATGAACAAAAGCTTTTTGATGAAACTGGCGTGGAATGTGATCAAAGGAGGCGACATTGCTTCGGATGTCCTGCGCTCAAGATATTTAACCCCACATGGTCATGCTAGGAAAAATGTTGCTAACTCTTCCATTTGGCTGGGTTTAAAGCATGAGATTACTGATCTGGTGAGCAGCTCTTACTCTGCTATTGGTGATGGTCGTTCGACCTTATTCTGGACGGATAACTGGCTCGGCTATAGGCTTTGTGACAGAATGGGAATTCTGGGTTTTCTGTGGGAGGCGCTCAATCACTCGGTTGCTGACTATTGTTTTGAGGGGGTTTGGCACTTCACGGAGAGTTTTGTTCAGAATTTTCCGGATATCGTCGGTgacattcttcttcttcagatgcaaCATAACGCTGATACTCGTTTATGGCAACACTCTCTCAGAGGTAACGTCACTTCGGCCCTTGCTTTTGCGAACATTTCTCATCGTTACCCGCAGGTTTCTTGGGGTTTCGTGGCTTTGGGATCCTGCAATCCCGGTGCGCAGATCCCTGACTTGTTGGCGTCTAATTCATGGTAG
- the LOC131021165 gene encoding uncharacterized protein LOC131021165 — protein MTRLFSLEFESSAAATGFRRVPRRLTPASSLPSAAVSWFGSRPAALGLRPRRSVAWNCCCSPGVAVASSPVAELRRLLLFVEESADCCCSSRSRCCSPGVAAAASPVAELRQPPPSSAAAASPKADFCCQTSNAAAVGRPANSRVFAVSSSSPSSEAGESSIIASSRSSLGSGEVAPAQLDDLRLLFIGPRRRHLVPVPGLMKSGEYQGGGGRIYTRSHLELGRAPNEELLPVLLETLSVE, from the exons atgactcgactt TTTTCCCTTGAATTCGAATCCtccgccgctgcaactggattccGGCGAGTGCCGCGTCGCCTAACGCCGGCGAGTTCACTTCCGTCTGCTGCTGTTTCCTGGTTTGGGTCGCGACCAGCGGcgcttggccttcggccgcgcCGCTCAGTcgcctggaactgctgctgctcgcccggagtcgcgGTTGCTTCTTCTCCTGTTGCAGAGCTCCgacgactgctgctgttcgtcgaggagtccgccgactgctgctgttcgtcgAGGAGtcgctgctgctcgcccggagtcgccgctgctgcttctcctgttgcagagctccgacagcCACCACCGTCGTCGGCTGCCGCTGCCTCGCCCAAGGCCGACTTCTGCTGCCAAACATCGAACGCTGCTGCTGTAGGGAGGCCGGCGAACAGCCGGGTGTTCGCCGTTTCCAGTTCTTCTCCGAGTTCCGAAGCCGGTGAGAGCTCCATCATCGCGTCGTCTCGTTCGTCTCTCGGTTCAGGCGAAGTCGCCCCTGCTCAGCTGGACGACCTCCGCCTCCTCTTCATCGGTCCGCGTCGACGTCATTTGGTACCCGTCCCCGGTTTAATGAAATCAG GTGAATATCAAGGTGGGGGTGGACGAATTTACACAAGGTCTCACCTTGAACTTGGCAGGGCACCGAATGAAGAGCTCCTTCCTGTTTTGCTAGAAACCTTAAGTGTGGAATGA